In Mytilus trossulus isolate FHL-02 chromosome 10, PNRI_Mtr1.1.1.hap1, whole genome shotgun sequence, the DNA window CACTGCATCAGCAAAAGCAGGTCCTGTAGGTAAAAAAGTAGGATTGCAACTAGATACTGGTGTATATGTCGGTGTTGACGGCCTTGAAGCAAAATTCCTCGGAATGGGAGTTTCGATTGGTCCGAAGTTTTTTGGGAAATGAAGTGTCTTTTGATTTtggtaagtttcattataaaattgggTGTCACATTGGAATGAACCTATTCTCagactttttcaaattttaatcaaataatgtaataatttttttttcctaatatttTACTATTGTTTAGCGAGCATATGTAGcttacattaaactttgttcagctactacaaaaacataatattacCTGGCTAACATTGTTGAGATTTgatataatatcaaaatgagttgtcaacttttattttggccgctactttattttaaatgagatgtttaatatattgaatTGCTCTGAATTGATCATACACATGCAACTAATTGGTTCGAATGTagagttgtttttaaaaaataagcaaatttcACAAAGTAACGCAGATATCATTTTAGtggaaaacaatattttgttgtttagaTTTTCATCGACctgttttgtacatatattcacCTCTTTTTTTCAACCAGATATTTCagttaaacaaatatctgaaattTTAGGAAAATGTATTAAACTAACAATTCTTCACATAACCAAACTATTAAAAAGGGCATTCCCTacaattttaatagaaattcTATGTATTATACATTGTGTATTGATGATGAATGAGGTTAAATAGCTATATGCTTATTTGTAGCACTACTTATGTCAAAgactttttcaatttcaaaaattagaGAAAGAATAAATtgcttttatcaattttataacttACATTCCTTtgctattatttgtatttaatttgttaCATTTGATTTCAGCTATCATATtgatgtatttgtatttacttcTTCTGTATGttcattttttcattatgtTCTATTTGAgtaatacatacatttgtaaataagctatgatttctaaaatatttagtaaataaaGAATTCAACATACCAACGAATGAACTTAAAGAACACTGATTCACTAGAGAGTATAACAAGTATGtaataaaacagcaaaatagaaataaaaagatgggAACAAATCTCCAACCAAGTCACAATCTGTAAATGTAAACAAGTATAGGTCTACGTACAGCATTTTTcactgagccttggctcataccaaacatcaagctataaaaggctcaaAAATTACTGATGTTATAACagttcaaacaggaaaaccagtagttttatcttaaaatttaacCCTATACACATTGTAACAtgagaaatgagaaaaaaatatgaacatatcaacaaacaacaaccactgaacaagaTGCTCCCGAATAAAGATAAGTGTAAACAAATGCATTGGGTTTAAACACTTTAACAGACATCAAACTTCACCCTAAACTGAAACAGTAGTGTAACataacaacatagaaagactCACTAAAAATGACTACATATTGAAATGTTAACAAGATCACTAAGAAATGTCAACAATAAATAGTACATCAGCTAGTTCTCAAAAGCGGtctagttaaggagtttgtgttacaccccagggtaccgcgattttttttgatagaattcaaatccattattttattgatagaaTACAAGatgttcaaaatttaattatatttgttaacaactaaaacagatacaaaactatcatatttaataaatgtaactCTGAAgatattttgttgtaaaaaaaattttttttttttacattacaaacaatcTGATTTTTCGGGTAAAAATTAAGGCATATTTTCTCCTTTCATAAAGAAGTTTGTTATACAATTACACGTTttagttaatttaattttcgaattaatcattatgcaatgtttaaatcatttgtaGTATTTATTTATCGTCTAAAATAggaaacatttaataaaatatatgtacctGCATATACTCGTGAAGTACCGGAAACCATCAAAATAccgtctttgattcagtatacaacatgtacaatgtattcacACATAAGGATCATCAATTTGAAAcggaaaacaaacatttaattgtcgatttatgatgtttttgtgaGACAGATAATTTCATAAAGTGAATGTGTaacgaaatatttatgaaaacgTACGAATTAAGGTGGGTTTGTTTTGCGTTcagaaaaggtgcactctatcgAACCCAATAAAAgtgtgcttgataacattttgtgttATAGCTATGTAGTGATTGACTTAAGATGGTCAAGTCATTTAATCGACAAACATCGCTTTGAACAAACGTTAACTTGTCAGTTATTGGCAATACCAAACAAGTACagagttgaaaagcattgagaatccaaaattcgaaaaagttgtgcaaaatacgactaaggtaatctatgtctgggataagaaaatccttagtttttcgaacaattcaaagttttataaacaggaaatttataaaaatgaccacatcatTGATATATATGTCAACACACAATATCCATTAAGAAATTAGAACGGCAGGTCATTGGGAGGGCAAATCATTACGTTAAGTTCTAGACCATCACAATTGTGTTCTTGGGAATGGAAGAAATGTTTGTAAGTTGGGGGAAACACAGTTGCTCTTGTTGAATTCTTTGGTTCGGAAAAGAGTAAAAAATCTTATAGATTTACACctgaatgtattgatttatttgtatcacatggaagtatgtgccacaaaatatatgttgaagaTGAAATAGCGTAGAATGGTTTCAGCTTAACAGGAAGAAGCCGATAACAAAATGATTCTTAATGCAAAAACATGCAGCTGACAAAAGTTACGACCCCATTGTTATAAAACCTTCCGATACTGATGTGGAAGTATTGGCTTACTATTGCATACAGTTGCATATCAATTCTAACATTGTTAAAATGACAAGTACATCTTTCAAATTATTGAATGTGCAATCAAtgtgtgcaaaatgtgttgaaaATGCTTGCCAGGATTTCACGACAATACAGGTTGTGACTCGAGAGGTTTTCGTATTCTATATTTGTCtacgaaattaaaaatgttgaaaaaagatTCATTCTCATCTACTGTCTACAACATATGATGCAATGTTAACGCACATTAAACAAGACAACTTTTAGACGAAGATTTGGAAATCTGCTCTTAAACACAACACTGGTCTGTTGCCAAACAACCAACCACCAGCGTTAGATGCTTCAAACATTCTGATGTGCTGTTCATGTAAAGCTGGTTGTGCCAATAAAAGACGTTCATGTGTTCAACAAGGTTTATCCTGAACAGATAGCTGTATGTAGATGCTCGAAAGCTTGTAGATATAAGGATTATCAAATCGTTGATATTGCTAACGATGACGACAAATATGATGGAAATGATGATAATGAAAATTCGGTAGATGCAGGTgaccaaactgatgatgattCTATGGATTGACCATCTGCATGACCTTAAAATTTAGTGATTcggttttaaaaaatataaaaaaaaattgagatcTAGAAACCCTGGCAGTTTTGTGTGCTTTAATATGTAAGTTATTTCACGAATGTGATGTATAAATTTGTAACAGAATCGTTTCTGGCTGACTATGTTTGTGTCTACCAATAAAATTAGTACGTATtcttcttttcattcaaaatcacGAATTTTGGAAATTACCCTCCGCCTTTTCTCTTGGTCCTctacgatttaaaaattaattgaaaattagtctgcgttttaataagatatgattTGTTCCATTTAATAAACAGAATAGTAATGAataattggttattttgaaatgtttctgtcaatatgtgtaaaacaaaattgaaattttgccctaccagctgatggactaaAACAGCTTCGCCATGAGTACATATTACACCTGttgctttttgaaaaaaataaagctcCATAACTTCTTAATATAATATCagaaaaaagttttattctgtTTGCAATCTAAGAAAACAAGAGGAGACAActaaatgaaatgtttttgatttcCTCTGTTTATTATCATGATTTAATGTACAGAAATCACATAAGGTCTtgtgaaataatattaaaatagaatttaatGTCATCTAATACCGGAAGTGTTATGACGTAATAGAATTTGCATAGAAATTAAGTTGCCTATAACACTGAAAAGCTTTCTTTATTCTGGCATTTCTATTGAAACATGTAATAATCAAGATGGACTGGAGATTTGAAATTCCAAATGGATGCCAAACAATAGATAAGATCTGATATAGAACAGttagactatatatatatattatcatacCAAGGTTACAAGAAAACCTACGtcattttgttgaaatcaatcCTACTATGAATCCTTTTAAGAATGTTTCATTATCAAATTGGTTGTTAAGGATCCCATTTTCagagttattaaaattttaatcaaagagtgtaatcagttaaaatcttaaaaaataattacacttaaataaaagaatacacAGATTTAATTAACAACAGACATTAAACATTCCTATGTTTTTCAATAGACAATACTTCGTTATTAAACCTCAGAGACATAGGTGTACAAGATATATTCATGCAACACTTTGAAATACagtaaattcttaaatttttgcgtgcatttattattgcgatgaTGTAATTTTAGACTTACGATTAAGCTTTTGCAACATTGAGATACATAATTCCTGCTTcgtttatattcaaaatttcaaatgtgagtttaaattattgcaattaaaaccctgttgcatttttcgtaataaaaaaaaaattgcaataatttctgaatttacagttgtGGAACAAAATTCAAATCCAACATGCAATTTAATTAATACAAATGGACAATTGTAAATGCACTTTCAccattttcaattgaaatttgCTATGCatcttcaaatacaattgaccCGTGCATCACCAAAAGCAAGAACATAGGAAAAGGTCAACTTCAAACACTTCATCTAGTCATATTTACTAGTATTTGCCTTTCATtccaataaataataataagtttTGTGATAAATTAGAAGAACATAGAAGATAATAGattacataaacattaaattgaaaaaaaataggtaCAGTGATGAAAGCGTGAACAGCTGTAGGTACTTCCGTAATATGAtattcatgtttacaaaattagatATCAGTTAGTATATACAATGCACGAAATCCAATTGTCAAATTGGCAAAGTTACTGAAAGGGAGATGGTTCTTGTGCTTGTAGTTCTGGTAGTTTTGGGAAAAGAAGTATATGGTAACAAGGAACAATGTGAGAACCATGCTGTTAAAGCCAAGCTGTTTGATGCTATTTGTTCAGGTGTTAAACAAACAAGAATTAAAAGCCAAGGTAATATAAtcacatcataaatacattattaaaatttaatatatacgtCAGACACGCGTGTCGTCTTcaacagactcatcagtgacgctcgaatctaaaaagtttaaaaagccaaattaagaataaagtacgaagttaaagagcattacacaccaaaaattcctaaaagttttgccaagaACAGCAAAGAtgatctattcctgaggtagaaaagccttctcatttcaaaaatttaaaagttttgtaaaaagttttataaatatgaccatatcaatgataactcatgtcagcacagaagtgcttactactgggctggtgataacctTGGGGAAATAATTccccaccagcagtggcattgacccagtggttgtCAATAAATTTATGTGGACATACATTAAAAACTGTAGTTATGAGCTTACAAATACGTGTCTTCCTTTTATTTTCctcacagaaattaaaaataaacagacaccgcactgtttcaaaatcaaatcaattgaAGTAAGTATAGTTATTTTTTCTACATGACGTTTCCTCCTATTTGTTCGCAAAAAGTCTTTGCTAGacgttttttttactttcttttaatTCTTAGAATACTGTTTACATTTCAGAAACAGGcacaacatatactagatgggGGAGAACGAAATGTGCTGGAGACAAAACAGAAATCGTATATAGTGGTTCGtaattatgttttatcaaaggagttaaatgaattattataattttctgatgcaaataaagaaaatgagaTTTTAGGGTAGACATAAATGAgacaatttatttatgtttctggATAAACTGgcatattttcttatatttcgTATAGTTATCAGTCTATAAGTCGGTATTACGCATTGTTTTCAATGAATTAATTCTGgaattttaacatatattatGTATCGcctcttaaaaaaaagaatattttcgATAAGGCCATATTTTGGGGGTCAATGTCCGTTTTCACAATGTATGAAATTTGAAACAATGACTATATTTGAAATAGAaggtctgttttttttataattatacataaatattattttaacagGTTTTGTTGGTGGTGCGTCTCATTCTGACATTGGTTCTCAAGTGAACATGCTCTGTGTACCAACACAGCCTCAGTATGCCATTAACAACAAGAAAGTAGATAATCATCCATGGCTTGGTGGAACCATATACAGTATACATCATATGAATACTCCTAATACCGCTCTAGATCATTCAAAATATACGCAATATGGTATTCCATGTACTGTATGTAGGGCTAGAGCTAAAACATCTGTTATCATGATTCCGGGTCGAAAAGAATGTATAGGTGACTGGGAAAAAGAATACAATGGGTATTTATTTGGTGGAAATCCTACATTCAAATCAGGTTCCGAATATGTCTGCATTGATGAAGTTCCCGAACGACTAAAGAAGGCTACGAGTTGGTCGGGAAAACCTATTTTAAATCCGGTTCATTCCAAATGTAATGAAGCCATGCCTTGTCCACCCTTCATAGACGGAAGAGTACTAACCTGTGTAGTctgttcaaaataaataaagatagactcatcataaatattaatattaccattttgtacgccagacacgcgttatttctataaatgaatCTATTATTTATCCTAACCTTAAAATATTCTATACTAAActtaaagtaaaaagaaaagcaTTGTTGTAAAATCTTACTCACTCATTCCACCAGTTTTTTCCTCATTGTCATGCAGTCCATCCGATGTATTTGCCCAATTCATACATTATGtgttatcaaaaaagttatcaaaggtactaggattataatttagtacaccggacgcgcgtttcgtctacacaagattcatcagtgacgctcatatcaacatattataaagccaaacaagtacaaagttgaagagcaatttAGGCAACTAATATCTTGATTTAccttcaagttttttttattataaataaaaaaaaatctacacttTGCTTAgaaattttaagtaatttataacATAAGTTGTTAGATTTCTTTGCCTTCGTTACTCTATACTATTTGTCGATATGTTCCTACATATGTGTTCTTCAATGCAAAcgcaatgaaaataaattcagCTAAATACGTTGCTAGGGATTGTCgtgaaatttaatttgatacatGGGGATTTACTGCAGTCTACAAGCTAATAGTTATATCTCTAAAACAAAGAACAGCAATGCAAGTGTTGTCCTTAACGTCATGTTAGTTTTAAACGAGAATGTGAAATGAATGTGTGCCATTACCTTACAAAAGAATAagcaataaaattgatatagtgctgtttttttaaatgtagactCTATTATGTATCCTTATTCATATTgttagaaaattaaagaatttgttTCAAATCAAAACATGGATGTAGCCTCCCTATTGGTAATCACATTACATCTTCTGATTTATGTGTTTAATGCTAGCAACAGACTATTAACCTCTCTTCTACATATTAGaaataatgaaatgtaaaatatcgaaaataccgaactccgtggtatattctaaacggaaagtccctgatcaaattgcaaaaccaaacgttcaaacacatcaaaagaatggataacaactgtcatagtcatgacttggtacaggcaatttCATGTGTAAAAAAATGTGGATTTAACCTGTCTTTAATTATACATATAACGCCAACTGATAATTGTTTATGTGTATTCGTGCTTCATAAAAGAGGTACTACTACTGACATTGGGAATGTAAACAGTTACTAGTGATACATGTGAGTCAGGTAACAATAATCCGTTGACCAGTTCTGTGGTATAAACATGATTAGAATGAAATAAGTTTTATCACTTTCATAATTTTTGTAGttgctgtttttttgtgtaaatatttacattttcttttttaactttaatttgaaatggttTATACACTTACAGTTGTcgattctttaaaaaaaaaccagttgcTTTCTTTCGCAGTTTCGGCAATTCAAagtactgcatgtttatcatgTATAATCATATCTGTAAGATAGCGATCCATGCGTAATTATTTATCTTGTTGGCCATTTAAATCCTGTTATTTGGTGATACAATTAGCAGAATGAAATTATAACAAAGGAATTTTTTAGActgttaaaagtttaaaaacaatCAGATTCTAATATTGTCTTTCTATGTATATAGTACTAAAATCTAGTGTCTAGTAAAATAATAAGGAATAAATGTGCACCAAGGTACTCTCAAATATCATCTGACAAGGACAAGATTTTGGCGAATCATACGTCCTTCATGgctttaatgaaatttatattgaacattAATTTAGAAGACTTATCAGTgtttattattatgtatttgCAAGCCTcacaaaattctgaaaaaacAACGGTACATTGCTGTAccctttttttgacatttcaccCATCAGGgcttatttgttttgttcacacattaatgtcaatataatggaatttgatgggACTGTAATACAAGTCAGaagttaagctagctataaataaactcatcatagataccagaattaaaattttatatataagccACCCACACctttcgtctacaaaaatcttatcagtgatgctcaaatcaaaaaatgtcaagaccaaataaagtacaaagttgaagagcatcgaggacaaaaaaaaatcctaaaattttgccaaatacagctattcCTGAGACAGAAAagacttagtatttcaaaaattcaaagttttgataacgcagttaatttataatgttgaacatttcaatgataattcaagTCATCACAGAAGAGCTGagtactgggctggtgataccaatAGGGAATTAAAACTTCACCACCAGTggcataaataaaggcaacagtagttcaaaattcatcaattgattaagaaaaaaacaaatcccggttacaaaaacaagaggctctcaagtaCCTGAATCGCTTACTTTGATTTTTTGGGCATTTatcttttgttaaagagtttaaGTGTCCAATTTCattgtagtttttatttttttgtttagtgTATATAAGTAAGTGttataaaacatgataaacaaattatgtaaaattgtccttaaagggcaataactctttaaggggtcaattgacagtTTGGTCGTATAAacttgtttgtagatcttactttgctgaacatatttGCTGTTAACACATTATCTTTGTCATTAatactattcaagataataaccaaaaaatgtaaaatttccttaaatttaccaatttagtggcagcaatccaacaatgGGTTATTACATTCATCTGTAAATTTCAGAGCTGATAGAATGTAACCTTATTAACCCttttacctcatgtcagatttgctctaactGCTTTGGGTTTTGAGATATaatccaaaaactgcattttatcccagacctatgttcaatttttagccattgcggcaatgttttttgacaaaacagaaaataaaacacaaacttgaTTCTTGATACCCTAAGAATCAGCTTAAGTTTGGTTGGAATTGTTTCAAAAGTTTCAAGGAAgcagattttttaaatagtttacaccagatggacgccaagtgatggctaAAGCTCACTGTTCCTTCCAGGTTTAATCTACTattgtctacaaaagaaaagACCTATACCAATtaagtaatatgacagttgttatccattccttctatatgtttgagcttttaattttactgtttgATTAGGACTTTCTGTGTTGAAATTTCCTGGATGTTtggtatgtttgttattttactttttgataatcTGTTTGAACAATTGCTATAATACATACAGTGAAAGAAACAAGAGAAGATAACTGaatgaaatgtttaatgttcTCTGTTTATTATCATGATATGTTGTACAGAATTCAAATGAGATCATtgtaaaaatacaaagaaacaaTATTCATCAATAAAGTCATAACAAGCAATAATACAGCCATAGTGGAATGTTTACCATAAGGAATAATAGgggaaaattaattaaaaaataaaatgaaatgcataAATTACTATGAATTCAGAAAgttattacattttcacaaattTCTGCTAATAAATAAtgctatcaaaattttaaatgaaattctttatttttgcgAATCCTATCTagctgaatttacagtacatgcTAGGGTCAtggaaaatagaaaacaaaagattcTGTAAAGGGTTTTAGATATGAGTTGACATTTAATCAAGTTTATACTTGGTAGTTATTGTTCCGTGTATAAACCActgaaataatattgaaacaaataaaaaccaatatccttataacacttatttaaaaatgtctttatttttttgtaataaccctttttttacttattttttattgaaaaattgaaataatcaaaataaattttgagaCTTAAAATTTCCAAAAGGTTTCCAAACACTAATATGATTTTCAAGGATAAGATGGGACAGAGAACAGTTGATAACAAGacgatatatatattatcatacgaaaaattacaagaaaacttattatattagattttaattatgttgaaaTCTTTACTGATATGAAGTCCACTGAGTAAGTTTCATTAAAGTATGATTGTTAATGACCCCATTTTCAGaatttctaaaaaatttaaatacataatgtaattaattaaaatgtaaaaatattaatcacaccaatataaaaagatttaattGTCAACACTATcatttaacattaaaacattCCTACCtttttcaatactttattttcaaaccTAAGACACATAggtgtacatgtacaatagATATGTTTTAGATGTGTTTAataccttgactggctatacagcccttgcaagGTCGGAGAGAGATATTCATGCAGCACTTTGGAAAAGTAAAACTACATTGAAATTCAACACATAAATTTAGATAAATAGCAAATTGTTATGCACtttcaacattttcaaataatattctAGGAGATCTGAATGTAAAGAATGAtaaaatcaacaacaacaaaaatcaacaataattacagaataaaaaattatgtcatTACACATTGAGTCATCCATTTTCTGAGCCAATGTAATAGTTTAACTGTCATGAATTAACATATGTGCCTTAACATTCTATCTTGATGGCaattttttgtgttctttttgtttacaaaagcCGTTGTGAATTTTGTATTCATCttactgaatttaaaaaaaataaaatctaactGAAATAACCATGTCATAAATAGGGCTGATTTTTAAATCTTTGCTTTGAAATGGGTTTACAAAGGTTATAAAACgtaattatatgaaaatgtGTTGCCAGTGTGACCATATCACAAACTTGATAATGCTACAGACACAAAAAACAGTATGCTCAAAAATATATCCTGGCTTCTATGGACTATCACAATTGTGGAGTAGTCGATATATGTGCAAACTTGTTATTTCACttttgtcaatgataaagcgtAGCATATACATCTATAAACTTCTCCTTAATCAAATTCATTCTGATCATAtatgtctttgtttttttaataactaaaggtgtaaatcaaatgtcaaaacattaaaaaaactataaaaaaaatcaaattaaacagTAGCAAAGCtaaattaaagtacaaaatcaaaatcaaaattacattTACTTAGATAATTTAGCCAAGTAAAAATTTTCTAATACtaaaacaactgttttaatAGCTATGTATATATTGTTATACAATAATCAATCATACAAGCAACTTAATCTCAATACAAGCAACTTACAGTTTACCCTGTTAAGGAGACTGATGatctataatgaataaaataaataatataatacaactaagaaaagaaaaaattactTATCCATAAATACAATTTCATAATGAAATCTTCTTGAAAACCTTATATTATAGTTTAATTAGAGATCCTTTACTAAATTTCCTGTTGTCAAGTGTTGGCCCTTATACCTATCTATGCTTACTTCGATTTTGTGTCTATcacatcttattatttttatattctacaTTGGGATAGAACCAAGATTTTTAATAAGGGAGAGATCAGTTTTAGAGAACAAAGTAATAGGTCTTATGTTTCTCAATTAAAGGGggaaacattaaaatatgttttaatttctttctttctcCTGTAAGAAATCTAGACAGATACCTAGAAACATGACCTTTGCTACATTTGATCCATCATCTTGAAAGAATCTATTGAAGACATCATATATgactgcatatttttttagactTTCATAGATGGCAATGACGACCAAGTAAAACCCAAACTGTaactaataattttacaattaaataataaaactataaaaatgattaaaaactcTGCACAAATATTGTAGTTATCAATGACATAGGAACAGACATTGGCAAAACTATATGGTCTGTAAGTCTATAAACCCAGGGATTATACATGGTTGTAAGCTGTAAAAATCTAGTGATCTTGTCCTTCAccatatattttgatatgcagTGTTCTATAAATAGATCATCACAATAAATCAGAATCTTGGGACTAgctgatatttaagtacttgccATCTTAAGATATTAATAATTCAAACAGGACCAGAAAAGCATAGTTGACATTTAAAGATTATCATTGATCATTTCAGCAAAATTGATTTTCTTGCTTGAGTTGGCATGGCAAAAGTGAGAACAGCAATTAAGTAGAGATGACCactgataatctgtttatcgctttTTTACCTATTACaacattgtcaatttcattagcaaagCCACATGCTCCTTAagtttctagcaataattttcatatcactcgaCTCCACTCAGAAAGGAAATAATCAGTCAGCAagataaaaggaaaatttaaaaaaaaagcaataataCTTTTAAcagattgttggtgtttaacctCACTTTCAACACTCTTGGATGTATCATGGTAGCATGTTTTATATTAGTGGAGGAAGACCAAGTGCTCAGAGAAACAATTAGAACAATGCACTTTGATGTAAGGCATGGATTTATATATGAGGCGTAGAAATAATCAGTTTAAAATTCATTGCATATAGTCTGatatgaacaataaaataaacagtgcaaaaaaaaaatcaattacaaaaaatactttttttcatttgaccAAAAAATGTCATTGACCACTTATTATTATCTGGAAAAAACATGATGAGAAATCATCATCCATCATACAATA includes these proteins:
- the LOC134686376 gene encoding uncharacterized protein LOC134686376, whose product is MVLVLVVLVVLGKEVYGNKEQCENHAVKAKLFDAICSGVKQTRIKSQETGTTYTRWGRTKCAGDKTEIVYSGFVGGASHSDIGSQVNMLCVPTQPQYAINNKKVDNHPWLGGTIYSIHHMNTPNTALDHSKYTQYGIPCTVCRARAKTSVIMIPGRKECIGDWEKEYNGYLFGGNPTFKSGSEYVCIDEVPERLKKATSWSGKPILNPVHSKCNEAMPCPPFIDGRVLTCVVCSK